In Humulus lupulus chromosome 7, drHumLupu1.1, whole genome shotgun sequence, the following are encoded in one genomic region:
- the LOC133792068 gene encoding glutathione S-transferase T3-like codes for MVSRNYRPSMEKSSIDLNRETSSTSVSETQPEHSVEGLENVFLHNEDESRHKCKVKWSKEVTILLISGWLNTSKDAIVGNDQTSTHFWARIADYFNTNQKGEQARTGRQCKDHWNKMNQKVARFNGCYKRVQLAHHSGWSDEKILENAHQLYKSENNNSNFLLVDCWRLLKDESKWNTMYQPKGGKRTKVSDTGAFTSSSNADISDDEVREVRSTGQKAAKRKGKEKKDTHARFIEISERKASALEKLVAIKEKEATIKEKEAEDNS; via the coding sequence ATGGTTTCAAGAAATTATAGGCCAAGTATGGAAAAGTCTAGTATTGATTTGAATCGTGAAACATCATCGACATCTGTCTCTGAAACCCAACCTGAACATAGTGTTGAAGGGTTGGAAAATGTATTTCTACACAATGAAGATGAATCAAGGCATAAATGTAAAGTCAAATGGAGCAAGGAAGTCACTATACTTCTGATAAGTGGATGGCTTAATACATCTAAGGATGCCATTGTGGGGAATGACCAGACTTCTACACATTTCTGGGCTCGAATCGCAGATTACTTCAACACCAACCAAAAAGGTGAGCAAGCAAGGACTGGAAGGCAATGCAAAGACCATTGGAACAAGATGAATCAAAAGGTGGCACGATTCAATGGATGTTATAAACGAGTTCAATTAGCACATCACAGTGGTTGGTCTGATGAGAAAATTCTTGAGAATGCACATCAATTGTACAAATCTGAAAATAACAACTCAAATTTTCTGCTTGTGGACTGTTGGAGATTGCTAAAGGATGAGTCGAAATGGAATACAATGTACCAACCAAAAGGTGGTAAGAGAACAAAGGTGTCAGATACAGGGGCatttacttcttcttccaatgcagaCATCAGTGATGATGAAGTACGTGAAGTGCGCTCTACTGGCCAAAAGGCAGCAAagagaaaagggaaggaaaaaaaagacaCACATGCTAGATTTATAGAGATTAGTGAACGGAAAGCATCTGCATTGGAGAAATTGGTGGCGATAAAGGAGAAAGAGGCGACGATAAAGGAGAAAGAGGCAGAAGATAATAGTTAG